A DNA window from Rossellomorea marisflavi contains the following coding sequences:
- the murC gene encoding UDP-N-acetylmuramate--L-alanine ligase, which translates to MTIYHFVGIKGSGMSALAQILHDMDYQVQGSDVEKYFFTQKALDDANIKILPFQKENIGGDMHVIAGNAFPDTHEEIVTAKELGLPVTRYHKFLGDFMQEFTSVAVTGAHGKTSTTGLLAHVIRGAKPTSFLIGDGTGKGEVDANYFVFEACEYRRHFLSYFPDYAIMTNIDFDHPDYFANIDDVFSAFQEMAMQVKKGIIACGDDEQLQKIQARVPVVFYGFAEENDFQARNVAHDENGTSFDVFVRNEFYASFKIPTYGDHNILNALSVIALCHYEELDTEIVQERLQTFEGVKRRFSEKKVGGQILVDDYAHHPTEITATLDSARQKYPNKDIVAVFQPHTFTRTQTFLSEFAESLQLADKVYLCEIFGSARENHGKLSIHDLETKIDGCEIIDERDTTALLHHEDSVLIFMGAGDIQKFQQSYETVLNEQIAE; encoded by the coding sequence AAGGTTCGGGCATGAGCGCATTAGCCCAGATCCTTCATGATATGGATTATCAGGTCCAGGGTTCCGATGTAGAAAAATACTTTTTCACCCAAAAAGCGTTGGACGATGCCAACATTAAAATCCTTCCTTTCCAAAAGGAAAACATCGGCGGAGATATGCATGTGATCGCCGGAAATGCATTCCCCGATACACATGAGGAAATCGTGACAGCCAAAGAACTTGGCCTGCCTGTAACGCGCTATCATAAATTCCTTGGTGACTTCATGCAGGAATTCACAAGCGTAGCAGTCACGGGGGCACATGGGAAGACGTCTACGACAGGTCTCCTCGCACACGTGATCCGAGGGGCTAAGCCGACTTCATTCCTGATCGGTGACGGAACGGGGAAAGGGGAAGTGGATGCGAATTACTTCGTATTCGAAGCATGTGAATACCGACGTCATTTCCTTTCATACTTCCCTGACTATGCCATCATGACGAATATCGACTTCGATCATCCGGATTACTTCGCCAATATCGACGACGTATTCTCTGCATTCCAGGAAATGGCCATGCAGGTGAAGAAGGGGATCATCGCTTGTGGTGATGATGAGCAACTCCAAAAGATCCAGGCAAGGGTACCGGTCGTATTTTACGGATTTGCCGAGGAGAATGACTTCCAGGCACGCAATGTCGCCCATGATGAGAATGGTACATCATTCGATGTGTTCGTTCGCAATGAATTCTATGCGTCATTCAAGATCCCGACATACGGAGATCATAACATCCTGAACGCCCTGTCTGTCATTGCCCTTTGTCACTACGAGGAGCTTGATACAGAGATCGTGCAGGAAAGACTGCAAACATTCGAAGGCGTCAAACGCCGTTTCTCTGAGAAGAAGGTAGGCGGACAGATTTTGGTGGACGATTATGCCCACCATCCGACCGAGATCACAGCCACCCTCGATTCGGCCCGTCAAAAGTATCCGAATAAGGATATTGTCGCTGTCTTCCAGCCGCATACGTTCACAAGGACGCAGACATTCCTTTCAGAGTTCGCTGAAAGCCTTCAGCTTGCTGATAAGGTGTATCTGTGCGAAATCTTCGGTTCGGCCCGTGAAAATCACGGAAAGCTTTCCATCCATGATCTTGAAACGAAGATCGATGGGTGTGAAATCATCGATGAGCGTGATACAACCGCTCTTCTTCATCATGAAGACAGCGTATTGATCTTCATGGGCGCAGGGGATATCCAGAAATTCCAGCAGTCCTATGAAACAGTATTGAACGAACAGATTGCAGAATAA
- a CDS encoding aminopeptidase encodes MKDPRIQKLAKNLINYSVQLQPGEKVLIENFGLERELVTALVKEAYEAGGYPFVTLKDAAVDRSLLMGAQEEQYDMMADFEARKMEQMDAYIGLRSGENINEQSDVPDEKMRIHGNTIGKKVHREIRVPKKKWVVLRYPTSSMAQLAKMSTEAFEDFYFDVCNLDYSKMDAAMDSLADLMNRTDRVRLTGEGTDLTFSIKDIPAVKCAGRLNIPDGEVYSAPVKDSVNGVISYNTPSPYNGFTFENVKLTFKDGKIVEAEANDSDRINKIFDTDEGARYVGEFAIGVNPFIQHPMQDILFDEKIDGSFHFTPGECYEDAYNGNHSNIHWDMVMIQRPEYGGGEIYFDDVLIRKDGRFVIPELEGLNPENLK; translated from the coding sequence ATGAAAGATCCAAGGATCCAGAAACTAGCAAAGAACCTGATCAATTACTCCGTCCAGCTCCAACCCGGCGAAAAGGTGCTGATCGAAAACTTCGGACTTGAGCGCGAACTCGTCACCGCCCTTGTGAAGGAAGCCTATGAAGCAGGCGGCTACCCGTTCGTCACACTGAAGGATGCAGCTGTCGACCGCTCCCTCCTCATGGGTGCACAGGAAGAACAGTACGACATGATGGCGGACTTCGAAGCCCGTAAGATGGAGCAGATGGATGCCTACATCGGTCTGCGCTCGGGAGAGAACATCAACGAGCAGTCCGATGTACCGGATGAGAAGATGAGGATCCACGGCAACACCATCGGCAAGAAGGTCCACAGGGAGATCCGTGTACCGAAGAAAAAATGGGTCGTGCTCCGCTATCCGACTTCATCCATGGCCCAGCTTGCCAAAATGAGCACAGAAGCGTTCGAGGATTTCTACTTCGATGTATGCAACCTCGACTATAGCAAGATGGATGCGGCCATGGACAGCCTCGCCGATCTCATGAACAGGACGGATCGCGTACGCCTGACGGGGGAAGGCACTGACCTGACGTTTTCCATCAAGGATATACCAGCGGTCAAATGCGCGGGCCGGTTGAATATTCCTGACGGGGAAGTGTACAGCGCCCCGGTGAAAGACTCCGTCAACGGCGTGATCTCCTATAACACGCCATCGCCTTATAACGGCTTCACATTCGAAAACGTCAAGCTCACGTTCAAGGATGGGAAGATCGTCGAGGCGGAAGCAAATGATTCGGACCGGATCAACAAGATCTTCGATACGGATGAAGGAGCACGCTATGTGGGTGAATTCGCCATCGGCGTCAACCCGTTCATCCAGCATCCGATGCAGGACATCCTATTTGATGAGAAGATCGACGGCAGCTTCCATTTCACCCCTGGTGAATGCTATGAGGATGCGTATAACGGCAACCATTCCAATATCCATTGGGACATGGTCATGATCCAGCGTCCTGAATATGGTGGAGGAGAAATCTATTTTGATGACGTGCTCATCAGGAAAGATGGACGGTTCGTCATCCCGGAACTTGAAGGATTGAATCCGGAAAACTTGAAATGA
- a CDS encoding YtxH domain-containing protein, with the protein MTQQYNQQNPNQTNDSNINSKDFIIGTLIGGIVGAATALLLAPKSGKDLRSDINEQAGAWKEKTSQWKDTAVEKSNELAAAAKEKSSSLTKTVQEQSNQVVGKIKSYRSNAEEDIKEAVSEVKDDVNQKLEETKKAFDETEKTYNN; encoded by the coding sequence ATGACACAGCAGTACAATCAGCAAAATCCAAATCAAACGAATGACAGCAACATCAATTCAAAAGATTTCATCATCGGCACGTTGATCGGCGGTATCGTCGGAGCTGCAACAGCTCTTCTGCTCGCTCCAAAATCCGGTAAAGATCTTCGCAGCGATATCAACGAACAGGCAGGCGCCTGGAAAGAAAAGACGAGCCAGTGGAAAGACACGGCCGTTGAAAAGAGCAACGAATTGGCTGCGGCTGCCAAGGAGAAGTCTTCTTCTTTGACGAAGACGGTTCAAGAGCAGTCCAACCAGGTAGTTGGCAAAATCAAATCATATCGCTCAAATGCCGAGGAAGACATTAAAGAAGCGGTCTCAGAAGTGAAGGACGATGTGAATCAAAAGCTTGAAGAAACGAAAAAAGCCTTTGATGAAACAGAAAAAACATACAACAACTGA
- a CDS encoding DUF948 domain-containing protein, giving the protein MEIILYLSVAVIAVAFFVLVISLMKTLKSLGTTLDSVSTTLNGLEGQLQGITKESTELLHKTNLLAEDIQKKSEDLNTVVYAVRDVGHSIQNLNTSVKKVSTNISSELERNQGRISQVVQWGNALMELRGKWKERKAVEQPPVPVSDDIGAREKMIKRARSYN; this is encoded by the coding sequence ATGGAAATCATTCTTTATCTTAGTGTCGCAGTCATTGCGGTGGCGTTCTTCGTCCTTGTGATCAGCCTCATGAAGACATTGAAGTCCCTAGGGACGACGCTCGACAGTGTGTCGACGACCCTGAACGGCCTGGAAGGGCAGCTGCAGGGAATCACGAAAGAGTCTACTGAATTGCTACATAAAACGAATCTTCTGGCAGAGGACATCCAAAAGAAATCCGAAGACTTGAATACGGTCGTTTATGCAGTGAGGGATGTCGGACATTCGATCCAGAACCTTAATACGTCTGTGAAGAAGGTCAGCACGAACATCTCGTCTGAACTCGAACGTAATCAAGGCAGGATTTCCCAGGTGGTTCAGTGGGGCAATGCGCTGATGGAACTGAGGGGCAAGTGGAAAGAGCGGAAGGCGGTTGAACAACCTCCCGTACCTGTTTCCGATGACATCGGCGCAAGGGAAAAAATGATAAAAAGAGCTAGATCTTATAATTGA